Below is a genomic region from Ciona intestinalis chromosome 14, KH, whole genome shotgun sequence.
CTTCTTTAAATGCTCATGCAGGACATGACTGCTGCCTTCAGAGTACCAACCGTTTAGCTCTAATTCTAAAGCTTCTGTAGCTAGCTCACATACATGATCTGGGTCGACCACTTTAAAGGGGAATTGCTCGTTAAAAAATCTTGGCTTTTTTGCCTTTGAAATAACCACATCAAAATAGCTCCGCCAGTCATCTTCAAAGCAGTAATCCATTACATGCTTTGCAAAATCGCAATGCGAAGACGTTAGCAGGAATAAAACCTTTCCTTCTGCCTTTAAAGCCTTCAGCCAAGTCTTAACTACATCAGGGCATTTGTGAAGGTATTTTCCAGGATTGGATTTTAACTCTTCAAAAAACATGCTGTTTCCTCCAGAAAATGATGCAGCGTCCCACGCATGTGAAATCCCTTCATAAAAATCagcaaaaacattcaatttgGTTTCATTATTTTGCTTCTCAGCAATTTCCATCATTCGAGAAAGCAAAACAGTTAAAGTCATATCAAAGTTATTATCATGGAGATGATAAACACCTTTTTCACTCAGAGTGCCTGACAATACCTTGGAGTAATGACTGCAGTACATATCGCTTGAATACAGCTTCGAAATTTCACTATCACTTATCATTTCTGTACCAAACGCCGCCTTCTCCACTTTTCCATTTTCATCCATTTTAACCAAAGCCTTATGCTGCCCATCAAACAGCAAGCCACCACAATAAACCAGATTAGGGTCGTCTAAAACTGGATCTGCTAGGCGTTTTGGgtattttttctctttaacaAGATATTGGGCCAGAGCTTGATGGCCCAGCTCGATCTGGGTGGACAACACATACCTACATAAGGTATGGTCCATATCAAAACCAATGGCATCACATTCCTTAAGAGAGAACATTGTACAAAAACctgaaagttttatttttgttatttacagTAATGCAGTCGAAGACTTAACTTTGCAAATTGTATTTTCGATGCTAGTGAAAAATCCGGCCCCACACTATGTGACAGCTGAACGTTACTAGCAACAACTATTTACATAACCACTAATCTATGATCCCTAACGgcctaaccactaacccgtAACCTACCTCACcatcaacctctaacactttccccAGCCCATTACGCAACCTAACGTAGGAACATTCACAAGTGCCGCATTTTAATTTacagatatataaaaaactaacGTAAACAACGAAGatcaacttaaaaaaacaacaaagtaaaaagTCTAAAAATGCAGAATCAGCAACTAGTTAAAAACGATTTAACCTGGTACTTTCCCATTGTTGAGAACTTCGGTGCACGagacaaatttatttttatatgtttggGGAACATCACCAAATAttatacttaaaaatatacatgatACAACAAACAAtgccaaatttattttataaatgtattcaGTAGGATTTTTAATACTTCTTTTATAGATACATAGCTGATAatagacgaaaaaatagaagtAGCAATTGTAGCGATTGAGTGTGTTTCGAgcacaaatatatagtagggtggagaaagatgggacacgttttcattctattttctcgtcccctttggtagtgaacagagaacttgcaaaatattataaaatcttatCCTCTCGACTCCCttgaaccgttgttaattgtttaaaacacgatcagaatatttaaatatacgtgctaaaagtgtcccacttcccccacagtaccatatgcTGTAGTTTATCTAAATTAACTTATTGCATAAAGATCGAATATGAAACAGCCGTGTTACGTAACTATTACATCTGGCATACTGTGTTTATGATAGAGCGACACATTTTGCGCGTTTCCTATCAATACCAGGAAATGATATATGACACCGTGTCGTTCTTTGGTGTCAATTATCTCTTCCGTGTTTTTGTCCACGCACGTTTCATGTTATAAAAGCCCTCCTATTTTCTGTGTTAGGACGGCAGTAAGAGATTTCTTACAGTCTTGCTGTCCTCACGTTTGTCCCTAGCCTGATGCCGCTCGTTTGTTCGTCTAATAAACAGAGTTGTCGACCGTTAACCTTTATTACTGCACCCCTAACACTAAAACTAacggtatttaaatataatattaaaagcGTACAATATTATGTcgtgttatatatagtagggtaggggaagatgggacaccttttccttctattttctcatcccatttggtagtaaacaaagaacatttaaagaattataaaactgtatcctcacgacttccatggaccgttgttaattgtttcataaGCGTGTTAGTTGCTGTAAAAGaattggttgttactcgcataatgcgagtaaagaaaagtatgatggaagtacagtttcacttttaagagcctactctttttcgggtattatttttacaggatttagttggtaatagcaccatgaggtgttaaaacttattttataaattagatttaacaatattgcactaaaataagcttactgaatgttgatacgcgcataaacaaAATGACAATGCAGAATAACGCcgttagcgagttatcatatgacgagttaatgcggatagctattcgcattaactttttaccatgcaaaaagggtattagaGTCATGACGAGGATACGATTTCTTATTTCcttgaatattctttatttcttaagaatattcaaatgggacgagaaaataaaatctaaatgattgtgtttctcgtcacatttggtagtaaacaaagaacattcaaagaaatataaaaccgtatactcacgacttAGATGGACAATTGTAAATTggttgaaacacgatcaggatattcgaatattaCGTGCTACAGGTGTGCCGTCTTctcccagcctactatatatacattttaatttttgatatatagtagggtgggggaagatgggacaccttttgcattttgttttctcttatcctgattttgtagtaaacaaagaacatttaaagatttttaaaaccgtgagtatacggttttatatttctttgaatgttctttgtttactaccaaatgtgacgagaaacacaatcatttagattttattttctcgtcccatttgaatATNNNNNNNNNNNNNNNNNNNNNNNNNNNNNNNNNNNNNNNNNNNNNNNNNNtttaaagaattatgaaaccgtatccttacggattccacagaccgttgttaattctttaaaagacgatcaggctattggaaattatgtgttaaaggtgtcccatcttccccaccctactatattaggCAATGGGTGGTGatatgtctcatcttaccccaccctactaccgAAGCGAATTGTAACAAATAACGTGCTAAATAAGGAGGTATGGAACAGGACAACCGTTATAACGAGTGTCTCTGCCCGCTACGCGTGAAATCCTAATTGTGGTTTACCTGCTAATTCCTGTATTATCGTTTAGCTGCTATTTCCCCATCTTTTCGCTGTGTTAAAATGAAGCAACTCATTTGTGGTTGTGTTTATTTCTTCAGCTATACAAACCAGCtgaaaacacacaaatataaTCGAACCAACCAAACTGAGGGACGGTCCGTGGCACTGAGCTTTATACAGAACAAATACATAAAAGTTAGGAACGAGGGGTACGCATAACAACAGAGGTGTGGGACAAAGAAGGCGTGTATAAAAGCTGGACAGGAAAACGTAAAGAGAAGACAGCTGAAAAAGTAGGCTGGTAGGTTTTAACTGATTTAATCTTCTTTCTTCTAGGCTGGACTTTGCAAAATCGGGCAACAGTGGCCGAAATACTAAAACACCTTGGTTATAATCGACTTCCAGTAGAGTAAGACTCAAAGCCGACGAGAATTGGAATGGAGAGCCTACTTGTCCCAGTACGGAAACacaattttcttaaaaaataactgCATTCGAAGATCCGCAGACGTAACAGAAACATAAAGGCACGTTGAATAAAGAGACGGACTTGATCTGGGAGTGAATCAAACAGGAATTGATATTCTTGAGGTAGAGTACATCGACCGTTTTCTGCTTGATTCCCTGTGAAGCAAATTTATGACGTATTGGTGCAGTAGACGCTGCTAGTGCAAATATCTTGGCTAGATGCTGACACAGCAGAATGTGGCCATCAAAGACAATTAACCCTTCTTGGCGTAGATTGGTCAGAACAAGCAGAGAAGACTTACCGCTGcagaaacttaaacaaaactgCACCGAAGTGGCCACAAAAACGCCAGAAAATTAAGAATtgtaacagtttataaaatcaataaaactttttgtacaagaaaaatcaataaaaaaatttgtacaaaaaagCCTACgatttgttacaaaaatgttGGTGCGTGCATAGCTTCAATGagattatatattaattaattaccGCGTTTTAAGGTATCACGTCTTTGCAAGTTCATTTTTGAGTAGATCCAGA
It encodes:
- the LOC100184700 gene encoding 5'-nucleotidase domain-containing protein 1-like, which codes for MFSLKECDAIGFDMDHTLCRYVLSTQIELGHQALAQYLVKEKKYPKRLADPVLDDPNLVYCGGLLFDGQHKALVKMDENGKVEKAAFGTEMISDSEISKLYSSDMYCSHYSKVLSGTLSEKGVYHLHDNNFDMTLTVLLSRMMEIAEKQNNETKLNVFADFYEGISHAWDAASFSGGNSMFFEELKSNPGKYLHKCPDVVKTWLKALKAEGKVLFLLTSSHCDFAKHVMDYCFEDDWRSYFDVVISKAKKPRFFNEQFPFKVVDPDHVCELATEALELELNGWYSEGSSHVLHEHLKKWSGKESAKVVYFGDSVKSDIVPAKQKCDWEAVYIMDALRAEKGALNPLSGHEKSLLFSEGFGPLLKSTNGTGTCNSFFCKLIEKYATIAMPSVEYMASLPIDFQYSRLGNGNGYYPGKPNNM